A genome region from Bradyrhizobium commune includes the following:
- a CDS encoding OmpA family protein: MKIPRGLLGLMVCVTCSSLSGIAHAQTPAPAQAPPAAAAPPPPPTPIPFDDALLKAANDLFSKANLNGAPDKLTLVIDPLIDGVTGAQSNATHLEEKRITDLVKSSYPRFQVARFSSDSVAKSPVVLIGTFTAVNNAGVAGGAKDAYRICLALADMRTKTIISKGVARALPQGIDPTPAAFFNDSPVFAKDASTDSYIKTCQGTKVGDNVDQAYADRIVVASLVNDGIEAYDAGRYRDALDAYQSALKTPGGEQLRVLNGIYLANIKLHRTRVAMAAFGKVIDYGLASDKLAVKFLFRPSSTLFINDRSLRAPYDAWLETIAERTAAKQGCLEVVGHTSATGLPAVNDRLSALRGDYIKDRLEDNEKSLRGRLIATGRGSREMIVGTGRDDASDALDRRVEFKVSPCGGAPGGRST; this comes from the coding sequence ATGAAGATTCCCCGCGGCTTACTCGGACTGATGGTTTGCGTCACTTGCAGCAGTCTGTCCGGCATCGCCCACGCGCAGACACCGGCGCCGGCTCAGGCGCCTCCGGCGGCAGCAGCTCCGCCACCGCCGCCGACGCCGATTCCCTTCGACGACGCGTTGCTGAAGGCGGCCAACGATCTCTTCTCCAAGGCCAATCTCAACGGCGCGCCGGACAAGCTGACGCTGGTGATCGATCCCTTGATCGACGGCGTCACCGGCGCGCAGTCCAACGCGACCCATCTGGAAGAGAAGCGCATCACCGATCTCGTCAAGAGCAGCTACCCGCGCTTCCAGGTTGCCCGCTTCTCCTCCGACAGCGTCGCCAAAAGCCCGGTCGTCCTGATCGGCACTTTCACGGCGGTCAACAATGCCGGCGTCGCGGGCGGAGCCAAGGACGCCTACCGCATCTGCCTCGCGCTTGCGGACATGCGGACCAAGACCATCATCTCCAAGGGGGTCGCGCGCGCGTTGCCACAGGGCATCGATCCGACGCCGGCGGCGTTCTTCAACGACAGCCCGGTGTTCGCCAAGGATGCGTCGACCGACAGCTACATCAAGACCTGCCAGGGCACCAAGGTCGGTGACAATGTCGACCAGGCCTATGCCGATCGCATCGTGGTTGCCTCGCTGGTCAATGACGGTATCGAGGCCTATGATGCCGGTCGCTACCGCGATGCGCTCGATGCGTATCAGAGCGCCCTGAAGACGCCGGGTGGCGAGCAGCTGCGCGTGCTCAACGGCATCTATCTCGCCAACATCAAGCTGCATCGCACCCGCGTTGCGATGGCCGCCTTCGGCAAGGTGATCGACTATGGGCTCGCGAGCGACAAGCTTGCGGTGAAATTCCTGTTCAGGCCGAGCTCGACGTTGTTCATCAACGATCGCAGCCTCCGCGCGCCTTACGACGCCTGGCTCGAGACGATCGCTGAACGCACCGCGGCCAAGCAGGGATGCCTCGAAGTGGTCGGCCATACCAGCGCCACCGGCCTGCCGGCGGTCAACGATCGCCTGTCGGCCCTGCGCGGCGACTACATCAAGGATCGGCTCGAGGACAACGAGAAGTCGCTGCGCGGCCGTCTTATCGCGACCGGCAGGGGCTCGCGCGAGATGATCGTGGGTACGGGCAGGGACGATGCCAGCGATGCGCTCGATCGGCGCGTCGAGTTCAAGGTCTCGCCCTGCGGTGGCGCGCCTGGCGGCCGGTCGACCTGA
- a CDS encoding class I SAM-dependent methyltransferase, producing the protein MSDDVSDGWSASASAWLIEQGEDGDYGRRFVLDAPMRARVEGRGFRRALDVGCGEGRFCRVMQRAGIRTTGIDPTEALLARARELDPDGDYRLGRAETMEVDADFDLVVSYLSLIDMPDLGAAIAKMVAALRPGGTLLIANLTSFNTAGQPDGWTRDDDGVPRFAIDHYMDERPIWLSWRGIRIQNWHRPLSTYMRLLLDHGLQLRVFDEPEPTGGAPETIARHRRVPYFHIMEWQQPV; encoded by the coding sequence ATGAGCGACGACGTCAGCGACGGCTGGAGCGCTTCTGCGTCCGCCTGGTTGATCGAGCAGGGCGAGGACGGCGATTATGGCCGCCGCTTTGTGCTGGATGCGCCGATGCGGGCGCGTGTCGAAGGACGCGGCTTCCGCCGGGCGCTCGATGTCGGCTGCGGGGAAGGGCGGTTCTGCCGCGTCATGCAGCGCGCTGGCATCCGCACCACCGGCATCGATCCGACCGAGGCGCTGCTTGCGCGCGCCCGGGAACTCGATCCGGACGGTGACTACCGGCTCGGCCGCGCCGAGACGATGGAGGTCGATGCGGATTTCGATCTGGTCGTCAGCTATCTCAGCCTGATCGACATGCCCGATCTCGGCGCGGCGATCGCGAAGATGGTGGCAGCGCTGCGGCCCGGCGGCACGCTCCTGATCGCCAATCTGACCAGCTTCAACACCGCCGGCCAGCCGGACGGCTGGACGCGCGACGATGATGGCGTCCCGCGCTTCGCCATCGATCACTACATGGACGAGCGGCCGATCTGGCTGAGCTGGCGCGGCATCCGGATCCAGAACTGGCACCGCCCGTTGAGCACCTACATGAGGCTGTTGCTCGATCACGGCCTCCAATTGCGCGTGTTCGACGAGCCGGAGCCCACAGGTGGGGCGCCCGAAACCATCGCCCGGCATCGCCGCGTGCCTTACTTCCACATCATGGAGTGGCAGCAGCCCGTGTGA
- a CDS encoding tetratricopeptide repeat protein, whose translation MRKLSMLVVPGLVAMSLAAAPVLTSAYAAGSDEPSSPPKSDSSKKGKKKSSSISDPKFLAAYRTAYTTIYDNHDYTGAIGQLKSLKRDDVADVANLIGYSYRKLGDYQSSKAYYEIALKDDPNHVRTWQYYGLWQLEQGNREQAQYHLNKIASLAGTNSSEYRSLAEALDKPTGATLVY comes from the coding sequence ATGCGCAAACTCTCAATGCTTGTTGTGCCGGGACTCGTCGCCATGTCACTGGCGGCCGCGCCGGTGCTAACCAGCGCCTATGCCGCGGGTAGCGATGAGCCCTCCTCACCGCCAAAGTCGGACTCGTCCAAGAAGGGCAAGAAGAAGAGCTCGTCCATCAGCGATCCCAAATTCCTCGCGGCCTATCGCACCGCCTACACCACGATCTACGACAACCACGACTACACCGGCGCGATCGGCCAGCTGAAGTCGCTCAAGCGCGACGACGTCGCCGACGTCGCCAATCTGATCGGCTACTCCTATCGCAAGCTCGGCGACTACCAGTCGTCGAAAGCCTATTACGAGATCGCGCTGAAGGACGATCCGAACCACGTCCGCACCTGGCAGTATTATGGCTTGTGGCAGCTCGAGCAGGGCAACCGCGAACAGGCGCAATATCACCTGAACAAGATCGCCTCGCTCGCCGGCACCAACAGCTCCGAATATCGCTCGCTTGCCGAAGCGCTCGACAAGCCGACCGGCGCGACGCTGGTCTACTGA
- a CDS encoding class I SAM-dependent methyltransferase, producing MIANRPPVLAHQRFVADRENFAGLDLAARFERIERTNLWGAASSVSGLGSEDRATAAIRGTLLPLLQRLAAHSLLDAPCGDAGWIGRLTGNIGYTGVDIVPSLIAANVERVARGELSGRFLVADITRDALPRADVILCRDCLVHLSFQNIARAIARFRASGAQFLLVTTFPEWEDNRDCDDGDWRALNMTRAPFNWPSPRELIDERCEEGDGGWRDKSLGLWRLDELPGPSS from the coding sequence ATGATCGCCAACCGTCCCCCCGTGCTCGCCCATCAGCGGTTCGTCGCCGACCGCGAGAATTTTGCAGGCCTTGATCTCGCCGCACGGTTCGAGCGGATCGAGCGGACCAATTTGTGGGGCGCTGCGAGTTCAGTGTCGGGCCTCGGGTCGGAGGACCGCGCCACAGCCGCGATCCGCGGGACGCTGCTTCCGTTGCTGCAACGGCTCGCCGCGCATTCACTGCTCGATGCGCCCTGTGGCGACGCGGGCTGGATCGGTCGCCTGACGGGCAATATCGGCTACACCGGCGTCGACATCGTGCCGTCGCTGATCGCGGCCAACGTAGAACGTGTGGCGCGCGGCGAGTTGTCCGGCCGTTTCCTTGTCGCCGACATCACGCGCGATGCGCTGCCGCGCGCAGACGTGATTCTCTGCCGTGACTGCCTCGTCCACCTGAGCTTTCAGAACATCGCCCGCGCCATCGCCCGCTTTCGCGCCAGCGGCGCGCAATTCCTGCTCGTCACGACATTTCCAGAGTGGGAGGACAACCGCGATTGCGACGACGGCGACTGGCGCGCGCTGAACATGACGCGGGCGCCGTTCAACTGGCCGTCGCCGCGCGAGCTGATTGATGAGCGTTGCGAGGAGGGCGACGGCGGCTGGCGCGACAAAAGCCTCGGGTTGTGGCGGCTGGATGAGCTGCCCGGCCCCTCGTCCTGA
- a CDS encoding serine hydrolase domain-containing protein, producing the protein MDTWLRSAIDYIGSWIEFQQTTIQQPGVIVALAHRGEVVAEHAFGLANLDTGERLTPRHRFRVASHSKSFTSAGIMKLREQRKLRLDDPIGQHVSGLHPRVAETTIAQVLSHSAGLTRDGADSGQFIDSRPYLNAKELRAELKLPTAIEPGTRFKYSNHGFGLIGLVIEAVTKEPYSAWIKREIIEPAGLRETEPDAPLPKGAPFARGHTRKVPLGERCVIPGDNPAHAMASAAGFVATAADTARFFGQLAPNARKSVLSVASRREMTRHHWRVPQSFEAYYGLGVNAGKTDGWDWFGHGGGFQGYISRTCSIPACELSISILSNSIDGAAPFWMDGAMQILRAFKTRGAAGRRVRDWTGRWWTIWGATDFVPMGNRVLIANPQFNNPFMDAAEIEVTGRDTGKLAWAAGYSSHGEPVRRIRDKRGKVSDIWIAGANVKPASVVAREIARRYPPRKRRPTP; encoded by the coding sequence ATGGACACGTGGCTGCGATCCGCGATCGACTACATCGGCTCATGGATCGAATTCCAGCAGACGACGATCCAGCAGCCCGGCGTCATCGTCGCGTTGGCCCATCGCGGCGAAGTCGTCGCCGAGCACGCGTTCGGCCTCGCCAATCTCGACACCGGTGAAAGGCTCACTCCGCGCCACCGCTTCCGCGTCGCCTCGCATTCGAAGAGCTTTACCTCGGCCGGCATCATGAAGCTGCGCGAGCAGCGCAAGCTCCGGCTCGACGATCCCATCGGCCAGCATGTCAGCGGCCTGCATCCGCGCGTCGCCGAAACGACCATCGCGCAGGTGCTTTCGCACAGCGCCGGGCTGACGCGCGATGGCGCCGATTCCGGCCAGTTCATCGACAGCCGCCCCTATCTCAACGCCAAGGAGCTGCGCGCGGAATTGAAGCTGCCGACCGCGATCGAGCCCGGCACGCGCTTCAAATATTCCAATCATGGCTTTGGCCTGATCGGCCTTGTCATCGAAGCCGTGACGAAGGAGCCCTACTCTGCCTGGATCAAGCGCGAGATCATTGAGCCGGCGGGTTTACGCGAAACCGAGCCCGATGCGCCGCTTCCCAAGGGGGCGCCCTTCGCACGCGGGCACACACGCAAGGTGCCGCTGGGCGAGCGCTGCGTCATCCCCGGCGACAATCCCGCGCACGCGATGGCGTCCGCCGCGGGCTTCGTCGCCACTGCCGCCGACACAGCCCGCTTCTTTGGGCAGCTCGCGCCCAACGCAAGAAAGAGCGTGCTGTCGGTCGCAAGCCGCCGCGAGATGACACGACATCACTGGCGCGTGCCGCAGAGTTTTGAGGCCTATTACGGTCTCGGCGTCAACGCCGGCAAAACCGACGGCTGGGACTGGTTCGGCCATGGTGGCGGCTTCCAGGGCTATATCTCGCGGACCTGCTCCATCCCTGCTTGCGAACTCTCAATCAGCATCCTCAGCAACTCGATCGACGGCGCGGCGCCGTTCTGGATGGACGGCGCGATGCAGATCCTGCGCGCGTTCAAGACCCGCGGCGCAGCCGGTCGTCGCGTGCGCGACTGGACCGGCCGCTGGTGGACGATTTGGGGCGCGACAGATTTCGTGCCGATGGGCAACCGCGTGCTGATCGCCAATCCGCAGTTCAACAATCCGTTCATGGATGCCGCCGAGATCGAGGTGACCGGCCGCGATACCGGCAAGCTAGCCTGGGCTGCCGGCTACTCCAGCCATGGCGAGCCGGTGCGCCGCATCCGCGACAAGCGCGGTAAGGTCAGCGACATCTGGATCGCAGGCGCCAATGTCAAGCCTGCGAGCGTCGTCGCGCGCGAGATCGCACGCCGATACCCGCCGCGCAAGCGCCGGCCTACTCCCTGA
- a CDS encoding dienelactone hydrolase family protein: MITRRTTLAGLTALLSPVAAHGTPGEQLNVTSGHDSLSVSRYAATAAGKRPAVIVLHGSRGIELRARAYERYADALTARGIDAYFLRYMTLADTAALTSTSATHERREAYETTRFDGWADTVSVTLTTLLDRPDSSGRIGLLGFSLGGYVAADAAARDTRIAALAVLYGGMPEAMTAKVKRLPPLIVLHGEADRNVPIREGRQLVALGKSVGAETEFVPYPGKAHGFDFSDTDPMTPDAIDRITKFFQTRLAA; this comes from the coding sequence ATGATCACCCGACGAACCACGCTGGCCGGCCTCACCGCACTGCTGTCGCCCGTAGCCGCACACGGTACGCCAGGTGAGCAATTGAACGTCACCTCCGGCCACGATAGCCTGTCCGTGTCGCGGTATGCGGCGACAGCGGCTGGGAAACGCCCGGCCGTGATCGTGCTGCACGGCTCCCGCGGTATCGAGCTCAGAGCCCGTGCCTATGAGCGATATGCCGATGCGCTGACGGCAAGGGGCATCGACGCTTATTTCCTCCGTTACATGACGCTGGCCGATACGGCGGCGTTGACGTCGACATCCGCCACGCATGAGCGCCGCGAAGCCTATGAGACGACGCGGTTCGACGGGTGGGCCGATACGGTCTCCGTCACCTTGACGACCCTCCTCGACCGGCCCGACAGCTCGGGACGGATTGGTCTGCTCGGCTTCTCGCTAGGCGGCTACGTCGCCGCCGACGCCGCCGCGCGCGACACGCGCATCGCGGCACTTGCGGTGCTCTACGGCGGCATGCCCGAAGCCATGACCGCCAAGGTCAAACGTCTGCCGCCGCTGATCGTGTTGCATGGCGAGGCCGACCGGAATGTGCCGATCAGAGAGGGGCGGCAACTGGTCGCGCTTGGCAAGTCCGTCGGTGCCGAGACTGAGTTCGTGCCCTATCCAGGCAAAGCCCACGGCTTCGATTTCTCCGACACCGACCCGATGACACCAGATGCGATTGATCGCATCACCAAATTCTTCCAGACCAGGCTCGCCGCCTGA
- a CDS encoding outer membrane protein — translation MKTILLGAAALLALAAPAAAADMQPRTYTKAPAYTPPQLIYNWTGFYIGGHVGGAFAGDSTFQSSDARFLGGVQGGFDYQFAPNWVVGVEAQYSWLPTNNNGVTFPLGTQVTSNTDQLGSVTGRIGYTWGPALVYAKGGYAWRNGGLGVNIAGVPQGFTATGNNKDGYTVGAGLEYMFAPNWSAKAEYQYYNFGSTTITSGPADVVGVRGREDEHTVKVGVNYRFGWGGPAASRY, via the coding sequence ATGAAGACGATTTTGCTCGGTGCAGCAGCTCTGCTTGCGCTGGCTGCACCGGCGGCCGCAGCCGATATGCAGCCGCGCACCTACACCAAGGCACCGGCCTATACGCCGCCGCAGCTGATCTACAATTGGACCGGTTTCTACATTGGCGGGCATGTCGGCGGCGCGTTCGCCGGCGACAGCACCTTCCAGTCGAGCGACGCCCGTTTCCTGGGCGGCGTGCAGGGCGGCTTCGACTACCAGTTCGCCCCCAATTGGGTCGTCGGTGTCGAGGCCCAGTATTCCTGGCTGCCGACCAACAATAACGGCGTCACGTTCCCGCTGGGTACGCAGGTGACCTCCAACACCGACCAGCTCGGCTCGGTGACCGGCCGCATCGGCTATACCTGGGGTCCCGCGCTGGTCTACGCCAAGGGCGGTTACGCCTGGCGCAACGGCGGCCTCGGCGTCAACATCGCCGGCGTGCCGCAGGGCTTCACCGCCACCGGCAACAACAAGGACGGTTACACCGTCGGCGCTGGCCTCGAATACATGTTCGCGCCGAACTGGTCGGCCAAGGCCGAGTACCAGTATTACAACTTCGGCAGCACGACGATCACCTCCGGTCCGGCCGACGTCGTCGGCGTCCGCGGCCGGGAGGACGAGCATACCGTCAAGGTCGGCGTGAACTATCGCTTCGGCTGGGGCGGTCCGGCGGCCTCGCGCTACTAA
- the rlmB gene encoding 23S rRNA (guanosine(2251)-2'-O)-methyltransferase RlmB — protein MKDRKFVPKGPRGGAKPFKKPGKSAGRPAWRERDSHADGPVILYGWHTVTMALANPQRRIRKLTLTENAARRLAEENVDTPVTPEIVRPQEIDRLLSPDAVHQGLLAEADPLPSPDIETLKQEGMVLVLDQITDPHNVGAILRSAAAFAVKAIVTTARHSPEATGVLAKAASGALELVPMITVQNLARALNELNDCGFQTVGLDSEGSEDLSEVALREPLALVLGAEGKGLRQLTRETCSVVARLDMPGEIKSLNVSNAAVLSLYVGASRLGLMKR, from the coding sequence ATGAAGGATCGAAAATTCGTCCCCAAGGGGCCCCGCGGCGGGGCTAAGCCCTTCAAGAAACCGGGAAAATCGGCCGGCCGCCCAGCCTGGCGCGAGCGCGATTCGCATGCCGACGGACCCGTCATTCTCTATGGCTGGCACACCGTCACCATGGCACTTGCCAATCCGCAGCGTCGGATCCGTAAGCTGACGCTGACCGAGAACGCCGCAAGGCGCCTTGCCGAAGAAAACGTCGACACCCCCGTCACGCCGGAGATCGTCCGGCCGCAGGAAATCGACCGCCTGCTGTCGCCCGACGCCGTGCATCAAGGCCTGCTCGCGGAGGCCGATCCGCTGCCCTCGCCCGACATCGAGACCTTGAAGCAGGAAGGCATGGTGCTGGTGCTCGACCAGATCACTGATCCCCACAATGTCGGCGCCATCCTGCGCTCGGCGGCTGCGTTTGCGGTGAAGGCGATCGTCACCACCGCGCGCCACAGCCCGGAAGCGACCGGCGTCCTGGCCAAGGCCGCCTCCGGCGCGTTGGAACTGGTGCCGATGATCACCGTGCAGAACCTCGCCCGCGCGCTGAACGAACTGAACGATTGCGGCTTCCAGACCGTCGGGCTCGACAGCGAAGGCAGCGAGGATCTCTCTGAGGTCGCATTGCGCGAGCCGCTTGCGCTCGTGCTCGGCGCCGAGGGCAAGGGCCTGCGGCAGCTAACACGCGAGACCTGCAGCGTCGTGGCGCGGCTCGACATGCCCGGCGAGATCAAAAGCCTCAACGTCTCCAACGCCGCCGTGCTCTCGCTCTATGTCGGCGCGAGCCGGCTCGGACTGATGAAGCGCTAA
- a CDS encoding His-rich protein BRANT, with amino-acid sequence MLKTISAALLAASVIAAPAFAAEAGKTTTTTAPVIKADQAQTKVSNTAAKPDAAAKADAKTAAAKSDVKSTVKSDAKVDAKAKAMNANAAISPDEHKTVRTHRHHHKHLSAKKSLKAQPDVTKPVTTEKRS; translated from the coding sequence ATGTTGAAGACCATTTCCGCAGCCTTGCTTGCAGCTTCCGTGATCGCAGCCCCGGCCTTCGCCGCCGAGGCGGGCAAGACCACCACGACCACCGCCCCGGTGATCAAGGCGGATCAGGCCCAGACCAAGGTGTCGAACACTGCCGCGAAACCCGACGCTGCGGCCAAGGCCGACGCGAAGACTGCCGCCGCCAAGTCTGACGTCAAGTCTACCGTCAAGTCTGACGCCAAGGTCGATGCAAAGGCAAAGGCGATGAACGCCAATGCCGCGATCTCGCCCGACGAGCACAAGACGGTGCGGACGCATCGTCATCACCACAAGCATCTGTCGGCCAAGAAGTCGCTGAAGGCGCAGCCGGACGTCACCAAGCCGGTGACGACCGAGAAGCGCAGCTAA
- a CDS encoding GFA family protein: protein MIDARCSRGAVALSLPGPSTLVVACHCIDCQRRTGAPFGVGAFYPAEAVTIFGTPKEFVRDGASGAKVRIYFCPDCGWTVYWKADKRPGMLGVAVGAIADPNFPAPIRSVFEQSKHAWVEINGAGVEHFQQGSLPKAAS from the coding sequence ATGATCGATGCCAGATGCAGTCGTGGCGCCGTTGCACTCTCGCTTCCGGGGCCATCCACGCTTGTCGTTGCCTGCCACTGCATCGACTGCCAACGCCGGACCGGCGCGCCGTTCGGTGTCGGGGCGTTTTACCCGGCTGAGGCCGTCACGATTTTCGGAACGCCGAAAGAGTTCGTCCGCGATGGCGCAAGCGGCGCCAAGGTACGGATTTATTTCTGCCCCGACTGCGGCTGGACAGTGTACTGGAAAGCGGACAAGCGACCCGGGATGCTCGGCGTTGCCGTGGGCGCAATAGCCGACCCGAACTTCCCGGCGCCGATCAGATCGGTGTTCGAGCAGTCGAAGCATGCCTGGGTCGAAATCAACGGCGCCGGTGTCGAGCACTTCCAGCAAGGCAGCCTGCCGAAGGCTGCAAGCTGA
- a CDS encoding DUF6719 family protein — MRILASVVVVSCFVALPCSAQTILKSEPLMLAPYEVAFVKDASCPSGKVLKVTGAIRGLHRRKACVALAGEQASLATATP, encoded by the coding sequence ATGCGTATCTTGGCGTCGGTGGTGGTGGTCTCGTGCTTCGTCGCCCTGCCGTGCTCTGCCCAAACAATCCTCAAATCCGAGCCTCTGATGTTGGCACCTTATGAGGTGGCCTTCGTCAAGGATGCCTCCTGTCCGTCCGGCAAGGTGCTCAAGGTCACCGGCGCGATCCGCGGGCTGCACCGCCGCAAGGCCTGCGTGGCGCTCGCCGGTGAGCAGGCGTCGCTCGCGACCGCGACGCCCTAG
- a CDS encoding methyltransferase domain-containing protein yields MDWRLKALAFRALELPGGGALHYWLQRHVTKTWPRSVKTLDALAGKAKEVLSEYHRQVGIVPESVLEVGAGRDLAVPLALRRLGVKDVTTVDVNRIARLDLVQHAADRLLVDHVRFGSWDELQAFGVHYVAPHYVTRDDKQVDCSCSNEVLEHVPPDQLAELLRALRAVTRNLTVHSIDYSDHYARSDASVSRLNFLRYSDEAWKPFNSGKQYVNRLRHSDYVRMFRDAGFTIVEESSMPGNPPPDLTIAERFERYDSADLFAIRGRIVAV; encoded by the coding sequence ATGGATTGGCGCCTCAAGGCATTGGCATTTCGTGCCCTAGAACTTCCCGGCGGGGGAGCACTTCATTATTGGCTGCAACGCCACGTGACGAAGACATGGCCAAGATCTGTAAAGACGCTGGATGCGTTGGCGGGCAAGGCGAAGGAGGTTTTGTCGGAGTATCATCGTCAGGTCGGCATTGTGCCGGAATCCGTGCTTGAAGTGGGCGCGGGGCGCGATCTGGCCGTTCCACTCGCCCTGCGTCGCCTGGGTGTGAAAGATGTTACGACGGTCGACGTCAACCGGATCGCCAGGCTAGATCTGGTCCAGCATGCGGCCGACCGTCTGTTGGTTGACCATGTCCGGTTTGGCTCGTGGGACGAATTGCAGGCGTTCGGCGTGCACTATGTGGCGCCGCATTACGTCACCCGCGACGACAAGCAGGTGGACTGCTCGTGCTCCAACGAAGTGCTGGAGCACGTCCCGCCGGATCAACTGGCGGAATTGTTGCGGGCGTTGCGTGCAGTCACCAGGAACTTGACAGTCCACTCGATCGACTACAGCGATCACTATGCACGGTCCGACGCATCAGTTTCCCGATTGAATTTCCTTCGTTACTCCGATGAGGCGTGGAAGCCATTCAACAGCGGCAAGCAGTACGTCAATCGGCTTCGACACAGTGACTATGTGCGAATGTTTCGCGACGCCGGCTTCACCATCGTCGAAGAGAGTTCCATGCCGGGCAATCCTCCGCCGGATTTGACAATAGCTGAGCGGTTCGAGCGATACGATTCCGCTGATCTCTTCGCTATCCGGGGGCGCATTGTTGCCGTATGA